The sequence GCCATTCTAAATTCCACATCACTCCCGAATCCACCTGTTGCTAAAATGACAACCTTATTAGCCTTAATAAATCGTTTGGTTCCTTGATTAGACTCTTTATTGTTAAATCCTTCAATTATGGTAACACCACATACTTTTTGATCAGAGTCCTGAATAAAGTCTACAAATTTTGATCGAATCCTTATGTCTACACCTAATTCCTTTGCTTTTAAATTTTGCTTTTTTATAATTGAATATCCCGATACCTTCTTCGGTGTATAACAACGGGGAACAGAATGACCTCCAAATTGACTGACACGGTCAAGATACTCAACACCTAGATAGTCTCGCGACCATTCAAAGGCATCCTTTGCTTGATCCACTAGTACTCTGAGTAATGCTAAGTCATTTAGCTGTTGTCCGGATTTTAACATATCTTGATACATTAAGTCAGGATCATATTCTATACCTTCTTTTTTCTGCATATCGGTACCTGGGGCCGCTATACCTCCATCACTTATTACCGAATTACCGCCAATTGCACTCATTTTTTCAAATACTATGACATTTGCTCCTGTAAGTCTCGCTTCGATTGCAGCGGCAAGACCTGCAAATCACTTCCAATTACAACAACGTCCGTTTCTTCATCCCAGTTTATTGCGTTATCATTATCATATATAGTTTCATTATGCAAAAATAATCCTCCTCGGTTGTATTTGTGATTTATGATTTAGTTTTTTCTTATACAATTAGTTTAACATAATAAGAGAAAAATACTAAATACTGAGCGAATCTGGGTTTTTGTTAATTAAAATAATTTTAGTGGT comes from Haloplasma contractile SSD-17B and encodes:
- a CDS encoding FAD-binding protein; translated protein: MEARLTGANVIVFEKMSAIGGNSVISDGGIAAPGTDMQKKEGIEYDPDLMYQDMLKSGQQLNDLALLRVLVDQAKDAFEWSRDYLGVEYLDRVSQFGGHSVPRCYTPKKVSGYSIIKKQNLKAKELGVDIRIRSKFVDFIQDSDQKVCGVTIIEGFNNKESNQGTKRFIKANKVVILATGGFGSDVEFRMAHDSRLTSEVDTTNKPFATAEALRSALELGATSIHLPLYKIYL